From Arcobacter sp. CECT 8986, a single genomic window includes:
- the gltB gene encoding glutamate synthase large subunit, giving the protein MGSNLDLLTSFKDNCGFGLLANLKNKPSHKNLEDAITSLERMMHRGAVAADGKTGDGSGLLLSMPDYFMRKVTSENGIDLPETYAVAMIFTRDIKDIDVFKEYCEKNDLKVLMTRDVPVDTDALGQQALDTLPNIIQVFVTPSSLMSSKRFDAMLYLTRKECEHHLEDKQDFYIPTFSSKVIAYKGLIMPTHIKHFYLDLRDEDFQISFALFHQRFSTNTLPKWKLAQPFRAIAHNGEINSVEANRFGVEVKSEKIESEIFTDDELKRILPILQQGSSDSASLDNMFEFMLVNGIDFFKAARSLIPAPWQNAPHMDSDLRAFYEYTAASMEAWDGPAAVSLTDGRHIGCLIDRNGLRPSKYIITKDKNIYITSEYGTLPIDEENILERGRLQSGQMIGLDLKYGKILKEDDINDYLKSSQNYSKWLNNEMKYLQEYIEESFLELDDYKIDELENKQKYFNITYEAIDQVIDPMAKDGKEPVGSMGDDTPLAAFSKVNRNFTDFFRQKFAQVTNPPIDPYREKVVMSLETGFGRLQNILDEKENYSKRLKVASPILMKEKYDVLVSFGNSKSPRYDSYYKNKTFYTTFDTDLEGSLKQLAKSVVDSVKNEDVTVVILDDRKVCKSKKLIPMAMAVGYINNILLEEGIRHCVCLVSVTGEAYDPHMAAVLLAFGVTAIYPYLMYGTIVGLYERKGVSKYEMQRLLKNTQKSLNAGLMKIMSKMGISTVASYRNSALFDVIGLSDKIVSECFEGAHSELAGLGYLDIEKRIEKSHYNAFYDNNHMFPLDLGGFYKYIDGGEYHDYGPQTTRAMHNKNATKKEEISDFDGLKKLVENRDKKFIRDFFEFNSDKKSIDISEVESKENIFKRFATAAMSCGSISPEAHEALAMAMNTIGGSSNSGEGGEDKARFGTLKNSKIKQVASGRFGVTPGYLRSAEELQIKVAQGAKPGEGGQLPGHKVTPLIATLRHTVAGVTLISPPPHHDIYSIEDLAQLIFDLKQVNPDAKITVKLVSSIGVGTIAAGVAKAYADKIIISGGDGGTGAAPLTSIKHAGNSWEIGLSEAHNALKANHLRESVHVQTDGGLKTGLDVVKAAMLGAESYAFGTAALTLLGCKILRICHTNKCSVGVATQDDDLREQFNGTVERLISYFTFLAEEVREILAKLGYKTVEEIVGRSDLLKVIDDDFAKKFDFQNILRRIDGVDTCQKESNEPFDKNKFEKDILKKVYRTIEKPSLKVKVNEEISNLNRSFGALISGEIAKFYGDEGLPEDTITLNLKGVAGQSFGAFLSKGMVLNLEGVANDYVGKGMNGGKIIINPYNQGKDFAGIGNTCLYGATGGSLYVKATAGERFAVRNSGCTAVVEGTGDNACEYMTGGIVVILGDTGINFGAGMTGGLAFIYDDEKAFVDNMNQELIEAVRIDTDDTERERLYLKRLLVNYLNETGSEKAESILDNFRAEIRNFWMVKPKDMKVLPLDPENGD; this is encoded by the coding sequence ATGGGTTCTAACTTAGACTTATTAACATCTTTTAAAGATAACTGTGGTTTTGGTTTATTAGCAAATTTAAAAAATAAACCAAGTCATAAAAATTTAGAAGATGCTATTACTTCGCTGGAAAGAATGATGCACAGAGGGGCAGTTGCAGCGGATGGAAAAACGGGGGATGGATCTGGTTTATTATTATCAATGCCAGATTATTTTATGAGAAAAGTTACTAGCGAAAATGGTATTGACTTACCAGAAACTTACGCAGTAGCAATGATTTTCACAAGGGATATAAAAGATATTGATGTATTTAAAGAATATTGTGAAAAGAATGATTTAAAAGTATTAATGACAAGAGATGTTCCTGTTGACACTGACGCATTAGGTCAACAAGCACTAGATACATTACCAAATATAATACAAGTTTTTGTAACGCCTAGTAGCTTAATGTCATCAAAAAGATTTGATGCTATGCTTTATCTAACAAGAAAAGAGTGTGAACATCACTTAGAAGATAAACAAGATTTTTATATTCCTACGTTTTCATCAAAAGTAATTGCATATAAAGGGCTTATTATGCCTACGCATATTAAGCATTTCTATTTAGATTTAAGGGATGAAGATTTTCAAATCTCATTTGCTTTATTTCACCAAAGATTTTCAACGAATACACTTCCAAAATGGAAATTAGCTCAACCATTTAGAGCAATTGCTCACAATGGTGAGATTAACTCTGTTGAAGCAAATAGATTTGGTGTAGAAGTTAAATCAGAAAAAATTGAATCTGAAATATTTACAGATGATGAGTTAAAAAGAATTTTACCAATTTTACAACAAGGGAGTTCGGATTCAGCATCTTTAGACAATATGTTTGAATTCATGTTAGTAAATGGTATTGATTTCTTTAAAGCTGCAAGAAGTTTAATTCCTGCACCTTGGCAAAATGCTCCTCATATGGATTCAGATTTAAGAGCATTTTATGAATATACAGCTGCAAGTATGGAAGCATGGGATGGACCAGCTGCCGTTTCATTAACTGATGGTAGACATATTGGATGTTTAATTGATAGAAATGGATTAAGACCATCTAAATATATTATTACAAAAGATAAAAATATCTATATTACATCTGAGTATGGAACACTTCCTATTGATGAAGAAAATATTTTAGAAAGAGGAAGATTACAATCTGGTCAAATGATTGGTCTTGATTTAAAATATGGAAAAATTCTAAAAGAAGATGATATTAATGATTATTTAAAATCTTCTCAAAACTATTCAAAATGGTTAAATAATGAAATGAAATATCTTCAAGAGTATATTGAAGAGTCTTTCTTAGAATTAGATGATTATAAAATAGATGAGTTAGAAAATAAACAAAAATATTTCAATATTACTTATGAAGCAATAGATCAAGTAATTGATCCAATGGCAAAAGATGGTAAAGAACCAGTTGGTTCTATGGGAGATGATACACCATTAGCTGCATTTTCAAAAGTAAATAGAAATTTTACTGATTTCTTTAGACAAAAGTTTGCACAAGTTACAAACCCACCAATTGATCCATATAGAGAAAAAGTTGTAATGTCTTTAGAGACAGGTTTTGGTAGATTACAAAATATTCTTGATGAAAAAGAGAATTACTCTAAAAGATTAAAAGTAGCAAGTCCTATTTTAATGAAAGAAAAATATGATGTGTTAGTATCTTTTGGAAATAGTAAATCTCCAAGATATGATTCATATTATAAAAATAAAACTTTTTATACTACATTTGATACAGATTTAGAAGGTAGTTTAAAACAACTAGCAAAAAGTGTTGTTGATTCTGTAAAAAATGAAGATGTAACAGTTGTTATATTAGATGATAGAAAAGTTTGTAAATCAAAAAAATTAATTCCAATGGCAATGGCAGTTGGATATATTAATAATATTTTATTAGAAGAGGGTATTAGACACTGTGTATGTCTTGTTTCTGTAACTGGAGAAGCTTATGATCCACATATGGCAGCTGTTCTTTTAGCCTTTGGTGTTACAGCTATTTATCCTTATTTAATGTATGGAACTATTGTAGGTTTATATGAAAGAAAAGGTGTTTCAAAATATGAAATGCAAAGACTTCTTAAAAATACACAAAAATCATTAAATGCTGGATTAATGAAAATTATGTCAAAAATGGGTATCTCAACTGTTGCAAGTTATAGAAACTCTGCATTATTTGATGTTATTGGTTTATCTGACAAAATTGTTAGTGAATGTTTTGAAGGTGCACATAGTGAATTAGCAGGACTTGGATATTTAGATATCGAAAAAAGAATTGAAAAATCACATTACAATGCATTTTATGATAACAACCATATGTTCCCATTAGATTTAGGTGGTTTTTATAAATATATTGATGGTGGTGAGTATCATGATTATGGTCCACAAACAACAAGAGCAATGCATAATAAAAACGCAACTAAAAAAGAAGAGATTTCAGATTTTGATGGATTAAAAAAATTAGTTGAAAATAGAGATAAAAAATTTATTAGAGATTTCTTTGAGTTTAATTCAGATAAAAAATCAATTGATATTTCAGAAGTTGAGTCAAAAGAGAATATCTTTAAAAGATTTGCAACTGCTGCTATGTCTTGTGGTTCTATTTCACCAGAAGCTCATGAAGCATTAGCAATGGCAATGAATACAATTGGTGGTTCTTCTAACTCAGGTGAGGGTGGAGAAGATAAAGCAAGATTTGGAACACTTAAAAACTCTAAAATTAAACAAGTTGCATCAGGTAGATTTGGTGTAACTCCTGGGTATTTAAGAAGTGCAGAAGAGTTACAAATTAAAGTTGCTCAAGGTGCAAAACCAGGTGAAGGTGGACAATTACCAGGTCATAAAGTAACTCCATTAATTGCAACATTAAGACATACAGTTGCTGGTGTTACACTTATTTCACCTCCACCACACCATGATATTTACTCAATTGAAGATTTAGCACAATTAATCTTTGATTTAAAACAAGTTAATCCAGATGCAAAAATCACTGTAAAACTTGTTTCTTCAATTGGTGTAGGAACAATTGCAGCAGGTGTTGCAAAAGCATATGCAGATAAAATTATTATTTCTGGTGGAGATGGTGGAACAGGTGCTGCTCCATTAACATCAATTAAACATGCAGGTAACTCTTGGGAAATTGGTCTTTCTGAAGCACATAATGCACTTAAAGCTAACCACTTAAGAGAGTCTGTTCATGTTCAAACTGATGGTGGATTAAAAACTGGACTTGATGTAGTAAAAGCTGCAATGTTAGGTGCAGAGTCTTATGCATTTGGTACAGCAGCATTAACATTACTTGGATGTAAAATTTTAAGAATTTGTCATACTAACAAATGTTCTGTTGGGGTTGCAACTCAAGATGATGATTTAAGAGAGCAATTTAATGGTACAGTTGAAAGACTAATCTCTTACTTTACTTTCTTAGCTGAAGAAGTTAGAGAAATACTTGCAAAACTTGGATACAAAACAGTAGAAGAGATTGTAGGTAGAAGTGATTTATTAAAAGTAATTGATGATGATTTTGCAAAAAAATTCGATTTCCAAAATATTTTAAGAAGAATCGATGGAGTTGATACTTGTCAAAAAGAATCAAATGAACCATTTGATAAAAATAAATTTGAAAAAGATATACTTAAAAAAGTATATAGAACAATTGAAAAACCATCTTTAAAAGTAAAAGTAAATGAAGAAATTTCAAACTTAAACAGAAGTTTTGGTGCGCTTATTTCTGGTGAAATTGCTAAATTCTATGGAGATGAAGGTTTACCAGAAGATACAATTACTCTTAATTTAAAAGGTGTAGCTGGTCAATCTTTTGGAGCATTTTTAAGTAAAGGTATGGTTCTTAACTTAGAAGGTGTGGCAAATGACTATGTTGGTAAGGGAATGAATGGTGGTAAAATCATAATCAACCCATACAACCAAGGTAAAGATTTTGCTGGTATTGGTAATACTTGTTTATATGGTGCAACTGGTGGTTCACTATATGTTAAAGCAACAGCTGGTGAAAGATTTGCAGTAAGAAACTCTGGTTGTACAGCAGTTGTAGAAGGAACAGGTGATAATGCTTGTGAATATATGACAGGTGGAATTGTAGTTATTTTAGGTGATACAGGAATTAACTTTGGTGCAGGTATGACAGGTGGTTTAGCATTTATTTATGATGATGAAAAAGCATTTGTTGACAATATGAACCAAGAATTAATCGAAGCTGTTAGAATAGATACAGATGATACTGAAAGAGAAAGATTATATTTAAAAAGATTATTAGTTAATTATTTAAATGAAACAGGAAGTGAAAAAGCTGAGTCAATTTTAGATAATTTTAGAGCTGAAATTAGAAATTTCTGGATGGTAAAACCAAAAGATATGAAAGTATTACCTCTAGACCCTGAGAATGGAGATTAG